A stretch of Acidobacteriota bacterium DNA encodes these proteins:
- a CDS encoding VWA domain-containing protein, which translates to MKKPGQLVVIFAGIVLLTSLLPFRAAAQLPSGGPSRGVGETVIVPKPKAPEPAPRREKPPNPDETFQIRTEVNEANISVVVQEKGGMFIPGLKKENFKLEEDGVVQTIKRVSAGEAPMTVVLVMEFSSKYYEFLYDTFTAAFGFVNSLKPEDWIAIMIYDLRTDILLDFTKNKAAALGTLQTLNQPGFSESNLFDAVSEAVERMHDIDGKKAIVLISSGEDTFSRKRYDAVLKQVQASDTPIYAIGTGQAVRLYYEGRGAIDSPTSIGFLQADNQLRTFSRMSGGKAYLPRFEGEFPGIFGDISAALRNEYVLSYSPTNTSKDGKLRKIKVTLVDVDGKPLKIVDEKRKELKYEVRAREGYTAPREVD; encoded by the coding sequence ATGAAGAAACCCGGACAACTGGTCGTCATTTTCGCAGGCATCGTCCTGCTAACTTCCTTGCTGCCATTTCGGGCCGCCGCGCAGCTTCCTTCCGGCGGACCCAGCCGCGGCGTCGGCGAGACCGTCATCGTACCCAAGCCCAAGGCTCCCGAGCCTGCTCCTAGGAGAGAAAAGCCGCCAAATCCCGACGAGACTTTCCAGATTCGCACCGAAGTTAACGAAGCTAACATAAGCGTCGTGGTGCAGGAAAAAGGCGGGATGTTCATCCCCGGGCTGAAGAAAGAGAACTTCAAGCTGGAAGAAGACGGCGTGGTCCAGACCATTAAGCGCGTCTCGGCGGGCGAAGCACCCATGACCGTGGTGCTGGTGATGGAGTTCAGCAGCAAGTACTACGAGTTTCTCTACGATACTTTCACCGCCGCCTTCGGCTTCGTCAACTCACTCAAGCCGGAGGACTGGATCGCGATCATGATCTACGATCTGCGGACCGACATCCTGCTCGACTTCACCAAAAACAAGGCCGCCGCGCTGGGCACACTGCAAACGCTGAACCAGCCGGGCTTCAGTGAATCGAATCTGTTCGACGCGGTCAGCGAGGCGGTCGAGCGCATGCACGACATTGACGGCAAGAAGGCCATCGTGCTGATCTCGAGCGGCGAAGACACCTTCTCGCGCAAGCGCTACGACGCCGTGCTGAAGCAGGTGCAGGCCTCCGACACGCCCATCTACGCCATCGGCACCGGGCAGGCCGTGCGGCTGTATTATGAAGGCCGCGGCGCCATCGACTCGCCCACCAGCATCGGCTTCTTGCAGGCCGACAATCAGCTCCGCACCTTTTCGCGCATGTCCGGCGGCAAAGCCTATCTGCCGCGCTTCGAGGGCGAATTTCCCGGCATCTTCGGCGACATCTCCGCCGCGCTGCGCAATGAGTATGTGCTCAGCTACTCGCCCACCAACACCTCGAAAGACGGCAAACTCCGCAAAATCAAAGTCACTTTGGTTGATGTGGATGGCAAGCCGCTGAAGATCGTGGACGAAAAGCGTAAGGAACTGAAGTACGAAGTCCGCGCCCGCGAAGGCTACACCGCCCCCCGCGAAGTGGATTAG
- a CDS encoding Fis family transcriptional regulator has translation MKKKNVGSSFDSWLREEGIYEAATSAAIKRVLARQIESAMKERKLSKSEMSKRMQTSRASLDRLLDPDNDGVTLSTLRKAATAVGREIRLELV, from the coding sequence ATGAAGAAGAAAAATGTTGGCTCGTCTTTCGATAGCTGGCTGCGCGAGGAAGGCATCTACGAAGCAGCCACTTCGGCGGCGATCAAGCGTGTGCTGGCGCGGCAGATCGAGAGCGCCATGAAAGAGCGGAAGCTATCGAAGTCCGAGATGTCGAAGCGCATGCAAACCAGCCGCGCCTCTCTGGATCGACTCCTCGATCCCGACAATGACGGAGTAACCCTCAGCACTCTGCGGAAAGCCGCCACCGCCGTCGGCCGCGAAATCCGCCTCGAACTGGTTTAG
- a CDS encoding type II toxin-antitoxin system RelE/ParE family toxin gives MNPGLKRLPAHFFRLDSGREPVREWLKKLNLEDRKIIGEDIKDVEFAWPIGMPLVRGLGNGLWEVRSNLTGGKIARVIFTVEPGAMVLLHGFIKKTQQTPRRDLELALKRKKGIAA, from the coding sequence ATGAATCCGGGACTGAAGCGTCTGCCCGCTCATTTCTTTCGGCTGGATAGTGGCCGCGAGCCGGTGCGGGAGTGGCTCAAGAAGCTGAACCTCGAAGACCGCAAGATCATCGGCGAGGATATTAAGGACGTTGAATTCGCCTGGCCGATTGGAATGCCGCTGGTGCGCGGCCTGGGCAATGGACTCTGGGAGGTCCGCAGCAACCTGACCGGCGGCAAGATTGCTCGCGTGATCTTTACGGTCGAGCCGGGCGCAATGGTGCTGCTGCACGGCTTCATCAAGAAGACGCAGCAGACGCCGCGGCGGGATTTGGAACTGGCACTGAAACGCAAGAAAGGAATTGCCGCATGA
- a CDS encoding restriction endonuclease produces the protein MTLSSDFKSHLRKAVRHFWKTRAAQSRRQGTKSGTRDAGARAAVTGGRQMDGFVNMIRGILIDAGLREQDVHCSTDMELPGWYRSEKRWDLLVVVDGQLLAAAEFKSQVGLFGNNFNNRSEEAIGNAADIWAAYREGAFKPSSRPWPGYLMLIEEASGSTRPVKVVEPHFKVFPEFVESSYVQRYEILLTKLMRERLYDSTCLLLSTSTDGPNGHYRESNPELVFAKFAASLLARARSVVKD, from the coding sequence ATGACTCTCTCTTCTGACTTCAAATCGCATTTGCGCAAGGCAGTACGGCATTTCTGGAAAACACGCGCGGCGCAGTCCAGGCGGCAAGGCACCAAAAGCGGCACGCGCGATGCGGGAGCACGCGCGGCAGTGACTGGCGGGCGTCAGATGGATGGGTTCGTAAATATGATCAGGGGAATCCTGATCGATGCGGGGTTGAGAGAGCAGGATGTTCATTGCAGCACGGATATGGAACTTCCAGGTTGGTACCGCTCCGAGAAAAGATGGGACTTGTTGGTAGTGGTGGATGGCCAGTTACTCGCCGCCGCGGAATTCAAATCCCAAGTGGGTTTGTTCGGAAACAATTTCAATAACCGCAGCGAGGAAGCCATCGGAAATGCGGCGGATATCTGGGCTGCGTATCGCGAAGGAGCCTTCAAGCCTTCGTCGCGCCCTTGGCCGGGCTATCTAATGCTGATCGAGGAAGCGTCGGGCTCAACTCGCCCGGTCAAGGTGGTGGAGCCCCATTTCAAAGTGTTCCCGGAATTTGTCGAATCTTCATATGTCCAGCGTTACGAGATTCTGCTTACCAAACTCATGCGCGAAAGATTATACGATTCCACCTGTCTGCTGCTTTCCACTTCCACGGATGGTCCCAATGGTCACTACCGGGAATCAAATCCTGAACTGGTATTTGCGAAATTCGCAGCTTCCCTCCTGGCACGAGCCCGATCCGTGGTGAAGGACTAG
- a CDS encoding undecaprenyl/decaprenyl-phosphate alpha-N-acetylglucosaminyl 1-phosphate transferase: MMLAQITAFLGAIALSAFLTVYVRDFARARGWMDLPVGGRHLHLLPVPRLGGVAIFLSFVAVTGISLLASRTLASPALISPSGFYPILGPATLIFIVGLYDDIFGGSPYQKFTVQAIAAIWLYVGGIGIHRLDMLVEGEMLRTLIGLPLTIFWVLLITNAFNLIDGLDGLSVGSALFTTMVLCIQSLLSDNFSIAFLAVVLAGAILGFLRHNFHPATIFLGDCGSLFIGFLISALALAGSQKSTIMLAVAIPVISCGLPILDVGIAVLRRYMNDKPLFGADQDHVHHRLLKRGVSQRNAVLILYAVSAGFAMLSLALFHGGITVTMVVSLAGIGTYLGLRHLRYEEFVELHRLVQQIFRQKRIIKNNLSVRRAAQSLQTGEGTSEIFQLLAETLRPLGFSRFVLKLAPPGTLPEPLPATLIRIGEGEVLCNLTVSAPSTQEWELKLALTTETCDNIGTLTVLRPYDAGILLLDINVFTTLFNGALGEALQRLSHRIQYATKD, encoded by the coding sequence ATGATGCTTGCTCAAATCACAGCTTTTCTTGGCGCGATAGCCCTGTCTGCCTTCCTCACTGTGTACGTCCGGGATTTCGCAAGGGCACGCGGCTGGATGGACCTGCCCGTTGGCGGCCGCCACTTGCATCTGCTCCCCGTACCCCGTCTGGGAGGCGTGGCGATCTTTCTCAGTTTCGTGGCCGTGACTGGAATATCGCTGCTGGCGTCCCGCACCCTTGCCTCTCCGGCGCTTATTTCACCATCCGGTTTCTACCCTATACTTGGCCCTGCCACACTGATCTTTATCGTGGGATTGTACGATGACATATTTGGGGGTAGTCCATACCAGAAGTTTACCGTTCAGGCCATCGCCGCAATTTGGCTGTATGTGGGGGGCATCGGTATTCACCGCTTGGATATGTTGGTGGAAGGAGAAATGCTGCGCACCCTGATCGGATTACCCTTGACGATATTTTGGGTGCTGCTCATTACCAACGCCTTTAACCTGATTGACGGGCTGGATGGTCTGTCGGTGGGCTCTGCGCTCTTTACAACCATGGTTCTGTGCATCCAATCCCTGCTGTCTGACAATTTTTCGATTGCCTTTCTCGCCGTCGTCCTGGCAGGAGCAATTCTCGGTTTCCTGCGCCACAACTTTCACCCCGCGACAATTTTCCTGGGCGATTGCGGGTCTTTGTTTATAGGCTTTCTTATTAGTGCGTTGGCCTTGGCCGGATCCCAGAAATCGACAATCATGTTGGCGGTAGCGATCCCTGTGATCTCCTGCGGGCTGCCGATATTGGATGTTGGCATCGCCGTCCTGCGGAGATATATGAACGACAAGCCGCTCTTCGGCGCCGATCAGGATCATGTCCACCACAGGCTTCTCAAACGCGGCGTGTCCCAGCGCAATGCCGTACTAATCCTTTATGCCGTCTCCGCGGGATTCGCGATGCTCAGTCTGGCTCTGTTCCACGGCGGGATCACCGTGACCATGGTCGTCTCTTTAGCAGGAATCGGCACATATTTGGGACTCCGCCATCTGCGATATGAGGAATTCGTCGAATTGCACCGTCTGGTCCAACAGATCTTCCGGCAGAAAAGAATCATCAAGAATAATCTAAGTGTGCGCCGGGCGGCGCAATCATTGCAGACCGGTGAGGGAACCAGCGAGATTTTTCAATTGCTAGCCGAAACGCTTCGCCCCCTCGGCTTTAGCCGATTTGTGTTGAAACTTGCCCCGCCGGGTACTTTACCGGAACCTTTGCCGGCCACCTTGATTCGAATTGGCGAAGGGGAAGTCCTATGTAACCTGACCGTTTCCGCCCCTTCCACGCAAGAGTGGGAACTTAAGCTTGCGCTCACGACTGAAACTTGCGATAACATCGGGACACTTACCGTACTACGTCCTTACGATGCCGGGATTTTACTGCTGGACATCAATGTGTTCACCACCCTCTTCAATGGCGCGCTGGGGGAGGCCCTGCAGAGACTATCCCACCGCATTCAATACGCTACCAAGGATTGA
- a CDS encoding glycosyltransferase WbuB — protein sequence MKILLLVDCYFPKISAGAKLIHDLAAEFVQQGHEVTILTPLETISVSFEIEIKDRVRVARVRTGKIKGARRLFRAFQEFRLSWNIWRRAGPFLRANPADLIVFYSPSIFWGPLVKRLKSMWKCSAYLILRDIFPQWAVDAGLLHKGLAWRFLRAKELEQYRAADIIGVQSPANLDYFAAAFPHIQLRTELLYNWTALQETDLPATSYRKQWGLENKIVFLYGGNIGVAQDMDNIIRLAENLSAEKHIHFLLIGSGSEEERVQQLIGTRRLQNVQILPAFEPREYLATLSEFDVGLISLDRRLTTHNVPGKLLGYLYCGLPVLASLNPGNDLFAMLENNQAGICLLNGDDVGLTAATLRLSGDPQLRASMGRNGRRLLECSFSAVAAARQILGHFVPVLEVPRD from the coding sequence ATGAAAATCCTGCTACTCGTCGATTGCTACTTCCCCAAGATCAGCGCAGGAGCGAAACTGATCCACGATCTCGCGGCCGAGTTCGTCCAACAAGGTCACGAAGTAACCATACTAACGCCGCTCGAAACCATCTCCGTGTCCTTCGAGATAGAGATAAAAGACCGCGTGCGGGTGGCGCGAGTTCGGACGGGCAAAATTAAGGGTGCCCGTAGACTATTTCGTGCGTTTCAGGAGTTTCGACTTTCTTGGAATATCTGGAGGCGGGCGGGGCCCTTCCTGAGAGCAAACCCTGCTGATCTTATAGTCTTTTATTCGCCGTCCATTTTTTGGGGACCGCTGGTCAAACGCCTGAAATCCATGTGGAAGTGCTCCGCCTATTTGATCTTGCGCGACATCTTCCCGCAATGGGCGGTCGACGCCGGCCTCTTACACAAGGGATTGGCGTGGCGCTTCCTTCGCGCGAAAGAGCTTGAGCAGTATCGCGCCGCAGATATTATCGGCGTGCAATCGCCTGCCAACCTGGATTACTTTGCAGCCGCGTTTCCCCACATCCAGCTTCGAACGGAGCTGCTTTACAACTGGACGGCGCTCCAGGAGACGGACCTTCCAGCGACCTCCTACCGCAAGCAGTGGGGACTGGAAAATAAAATTGTGTTCCTTTACGGCGGTAATATTGGCGTGGCGCAGGATATGGATAACATCATCCGCCTGGCAGAGAATCTCTCCGCGGAGAAGCACATCCATTTTCTCCTGATCGGCAGTGGGAGCGAGGAGGAGCGGGTACAGCAATTGATCGGCACCCGGCGCCTTCAAAACGTTCAGATACTTCCAGCGTTCGAACCAAGAGAATATCTCGCAACCCTTTCCGAATTCGATGTGGGCCTAATCTCGCTGGACCGCCGCCTGACCACTCACAACGTGCCGGGGAAACTCCTGGGATATTTATATTGCGGCCTGCCAGTTCTGGCGAGTCTGAATCCCGGCAATGATCTTTTCGCCATGTTAGAGAACAATCAAGCGGGCATTTGCCTCCTGAATGGTGACGACGTGGGCCTGACCGCCGCAACCCTAAGACTGTCCGGTGATCCGCAATTGCGCGCATCCATGGGCCGAAACGGGCGGCGATTGCTCGAATGCTCCTTTTCGGCGGTGGCGGCGGCCCGGCAAATTCTTGGTCATTTCGTCCCCGTTTTGGAAGTGCCCAGGGACTAG
- a CDS encoding UDP-N-acetylglucosamine 2-epimerase (non-hydrolyzing), with amino-acid sequence MKIMTVLGTRPEIIRLSLVIKLLDEHSEHLLVHTGQNYDDRLNELFFRELAIRPPNIFLNVRSSSFGEQVGQILSRIEPVFREHRPDRILILGDTNSALSAIVARRLGIPVYHMEAGNRCFDFRVPEEINRRIIDQISSVLMPYTERSRENLLQEGIPGNQIYVTGNPIKEVMDHFSEQIAASSALQTFAVQEKQYFLVTMHRAENVDLPERLGSLIDSLSLLHKQYGYPLICSLHPRTRSKAQEFGIDLERPGLRFVEPLGFFDFVRLEQGAFCLLTDSGTVQEESCILKVPNVTIRDVTERPETIERGSNLLAGCEPLAICNAVQFVTSQGGNWVPPQEYLAPHVASTVCRIVLGFR; translated from the coding sequence TTGAAAATTATGACAGTACTGGGCACCCGGCCGGAGATTATCCGGCTCAGCCTGGTCATCAAGCTATTGGATGAACATTCAGAGCATCTGCTCGTCCATACGGGCCAAAACTATGACGATCGATTGAACGAACTGTTTTTCCGGGAACTAGCTATCCGGCCACCGAATATCTTTTTGAACGTGCGCAGCAGTAGTTTTGGCGAGCAAGTTGGGCAGATCCTTTCCAGGATCGAGCCGGTATTCCGGGAACATCGCCCCGATCGTATTTTGATACTGGGGGATACCAACAGCGCATTGAGTGCGATTGTGGCCCGCAGGCTGGGTATTCCCGTATATCACATGGAGGCAGGAAACCGCTGCTTTGATTTTCGCGTTCCGGAAGAGATCAATCGCCGGATCATCGACCAGATTAGCTCGGTTCTGATGCCGTACACCGAGAGGAGCCGGGAGAACCTGTTGCAGGAGGGAATCCCCGGCAATCAGATTTATGTTACGGGGAATCCAATTAAAGAAGTGATGGACCATTTTTCGGAACAGATTGCCGCCAGCTCCGCCCTTCAGACCTTCGCCGTTCAAGAGAAACAGTATTTCCTGGTTACCATGCATCGCGCCGAGAACGTTGATCTCCCGGAACGCCTCGGCAGTCTGATAGACTCCCTATCCCTGCTGCACAAGCAGTACGGGTATCCCTTGATCTGCTCTCTGCATCCGCGGACTCGCTCGAAAGCGCAGGAGTTTGGGATTGACTTGGAACGGCCTGGTTTGCGCTTTGTCGAGCCACTGGGGTTCTTCGATTTTGTGCGCCTCGAGCAGGGAGCATTCTGCTTGCTGACCGACAGCGGAACGGTTCAGGAGGAGAGTTGTATTCTGAAAGTCCCCAATGTTACCATCCGGGATGTGACGGAGAGGCCCGAAACGATCGAGCGTGGATCTAATCTGTTGGCTGGCTGCGAACCGCTAGCCATCTGCAATGCCGTGCAGTTTGTGACAAGTCAGGGCGGGAATTGGGTGCCTCCGCAAGAATATCTGGCTCCGCATGTGGCCTCAACGGTCTGCCGAATTGTGCTGGGCTTCCGCTGA